GATTACAATCATAGGCATCTTTTACATATACTTTGTTTTCTCCTCTCGGCAGGCCTGTAAATACATTGGAATCCTGCCATGTTATTCCGTCCAGGGAATATTGGTAAGGAGGCTTTCCGCCATTTACCGTTACCGTGAAAGAATCATTGGTGATTTCAATATTGGTAATCACGGGCTGTACAGAAGCATTTACCTTCACCTCCTGTAAAGTCCAGCATTTACCTGTTTTCAGTTTTACCCAGTAAGCGCCTGCCGTTACATTTGAAATGGACTGGGTAGTTGCTCCCGTGCTCCATTCATAACCGTCAAATCCGGGTCCTGCATCTAAAGTAGCCGTATCTTCAATACAGATAATTTTATCGGTCAGTACATTTGATTTTACCGGAGGCAAAACCTTTAACGTTATTTTAGCAATGGCAAAACAGTTGTTCTCATTGGTTACCTTTACATAGACCACGGTACTGGTTGAGATGTATGCCGAAGGGTTCAGGATTTCGTTGGTGCCTGCCAGCAGATCAGCCTGTGTGGTGAAATATTTCTTCGTAATACCGGTTTGTGATGTTATATTGGCCTGGGTCAGATCAAAAGAAGCTGTTATTACATTAGCCTCAATAAAACAGGATTCGATAACGGCATCTTTTACAATGACGGTCGGGTAGAACTGTAAAGCAATTTCAGACTGTCCCGTACATCCCTGCGGTGTAGTTACCTTTACATACACTGTTTTCGGTGCTGCGGAAGTATAGGCTGCGGGATTGGTGATCTCATTCGTTCCTGCAGTCAGGTCTGCAAGGGTCGGGTAATATTTTTTGGTAACACCGCCCGGAGGATATACGTCTGCTGCAGTCAGGTCAAAAACACCTGTACCCATATTGTTATTATTACAAGCCTTTATGGCAACATTTACTGCCGGTAAAGGCGGGAAAAACTGCAGGGCGATCTGTGCAGTTCCTACACATCCCTGGCTCGTGGTAATTTTTACGAAAATTGTTTTCGGGGCTGCAGAAGAGTAGGCTGCCGGATTGGTAATTTCATTGGTTCCGGCATTCAGGTCTGCAAGGGTAGGGTAATATTTTTTTGTTGAGCCCGGGGTTGCTGTATATACATTGGCTGTTGTCAGGTTAAAAATACCTGAACCGGCATTGTTGATGTTACAGCTGGTGAGCGTGGCGTTCATCGTTGTGATATTTCCCGGCTTGAATTTAAAAGGCCCGATCTGCGTACAGCTGTTGATCGGATTCGCCGGATTGGCCGGATCCTGGTAATGAATGCTGTAATAGTAAGTAGCCGTACCGTTTATTGTTATAGGTGCGGTGATCGGGTTGGCTCCTGTAAGGGCATCATTGGATGTATAATGGTAGCTAACCTGGAAATTAAGGTTCCCGTTGACAATTCCGGCAGTCAGCGTGCTGAAATCAAAGGTTGTCGGAAGCTGGCACTGCAGGATTTCATTAGGTGATCCCGGTGTTGTTCCCGGCGTTCCCGGCGGTACAAAAGGGTTAGGCGTGAGGTTAGGATCCGTAAACGGAGATGCCAGTACAGCCGTTCCTCCCCAGGTCAGTGAGAATCCCATGGTGTTGGAGGAGAAATTATCAACAATCATATAATAAGTTTCGCCGGGCAGGACATCCATGTATTTTACGAAACGGTCTCCGCCTGCACCTTCGGTAGTATCTGTAGAGGTCATATTAAGGCCTGTTGGCCCGCCGCCGGCCGCAAAGGAACATCGTACAGGGGTGCCTAGGCTTCCGCACTGTACGTTGGGCCCGTAAACGGCCCAGTCGTAGTCTGTACTTATGGGATTAGCCGGGTTTACGGTAGGATCGATAACAAAT
The sequence above is a segment of the Chryseobacterium sp. JJR-5R genome. Coding sequences within it:
- a CDS encoding gliding motility-associated C-terminal domain-containing protein, translated to MKKLLLLTILFFSQLFFSQSDCATAIAVCGNSGQSYTPSGFGTVQESPLGGCLSTEHFSVWYKFTIATGGTLTFVIDPTVNPANPISTDYDWAVYGPNVQCGSLGTPVRCSFAAGGGPTGLNMTSTDTTEGAGGDRFVKYMDVLPGETYYMIVDNFSSNTMGFSLTWGGTAVLASPFTDPNLTPNPFVPPGTPGTTPGSPNEILQCQLPTTFDFSTLTAGIVNGNLNFQVSYHYTSNDALTGANPITAPITINGTATYYYSIHYQDPANPANPINSCTQIGPFKFKPGNITTMNATLTSCNINNAGSGIFNLTTANVYTATPGSTKKYYPTLADLNAGTNEITNPAAYSSAAPKTIFVKITTSQGCVGTAQIALQFFPPLPAVNVAIKACNNNNMGTGVFDLTAADVYPPGGVTKKYYPTLADLTAGTNEITNPAAYTSAAPKTVYVKVTTPQGCTGQSEIALQFYPTVIVKDAVIESCFIEANVITASFDLTQANITSQTGITKKYFTTQADLLAGTNEILNPSAYISTSTVVYVKVTNENNCFAIAKITLKVLPPVKSNVLTDKIICIEDTATLDAGPGFDGYEWSTGATTQSISNVTAGAYWVKLKTGKCWTLQEVKVNASVQPVITNIEITNDSFTVTVNGGKPPYQYSLDGITWQDSNVFTGLPRGENKVYVKDAYDCNPIDVQVTVPNLINAITPNGDNVNDYIDYSALAYKKNLVLKIYDRYGNMMYTADKMRDYKWDGTSGGKKIVTGTYWYTITWNENDKNSTPTKYSGWILVKNIQ